Proteins found in one Mytilus trossulus isolate FHL-02 unplaced genomic scaffold, PNRI_Mtr1.1.1.hap1 h1tg000233l__unscaffolded, whole genome shotgun sequence genomic segment:
- the LOC134701181 gene encoding uncharacterized protein LOC134701181, with protein MDILILLTVFQMVSLVGSYEFICPSQAHWNLRAKSMCKPTTNYTCLFDINLQINVYRDRCYRPSIVGPGYKYVFQPNLNRVACSSNRYQPFIFETVGYSDCTFQKSRCNSLGQETYEIGDTTVDRNCICNTNGGYSFITSSAHQCYCNPSTEDCSCYLGNNSYNETVGLEDIKCYHEMKMTRRHDLDDMFNISRTIKINEFDSNKYNINHLPTSKFIPATERIN; from the exons ATGGACATCTTAATCTTACTGACTGTCTTTCAg ATGGTATCATTAGTTGGATCATACGAGTTCATCTGTCCATCGCAGGCACACTGGAATCTTAGGGCTAAATCCATGTGTAAGCCGACAACAAACTATACTTGTTTATTCGACATAAACCttcaaataaatgtatacaGAGATAGATGTTATAGACCTAGCATTGTAGGACCTG GTTATAAATACGTCTTTCAACCTAACTTAAACAGAGTAGCATGTAGTAGTAATCGATATCAGCCTTTCATTTTTGAGACAGTTGGATACAGTGATTGCACCTTTCAAAAATCACGTTGTAACAGCCTAGGTCAGGAGACGTATGAAATCGGCGACACTACGGTCGACAGAAATTGTATTTGTAATACTAATGGAGGATATTCTTTTATCACGAGCTCAGCCCACCAATGTTACTGCAATCCTTCAACTGAAGATTGTTCCTGTTATCTCGGAAATAATTCATACAACGAAACGGTTGGACTGGAAG atATTAAATGCTATCatgaaatgaaaatgacaagACGCCATGACTTGGACGATAT GTTTAATATATCACGgacaataaaaatcaatgaGTTTGATAGCAACAAATACAACATAAACCATCTTCCGACCAGTAAGTTTATACCTGCTACAGAAAGgattaattaa